A single window of Ctenopharyngodon idella isolate HZGC_01 chromosome 24, HZGC01, whole genome shotgun sequence DNA harbors:
- the usb1 gene encoding U6 snRNA phosphodiesterase 1 isoform X1, with translation MIVNYSSSSSEDETENSSKNDSSPSRKRGKLDSESSTSEPLDHGSVKSKAGKSANLTPRLPLPESVKEMFRESSEQWTDKSDEHGGRLRSFQHERGNWATYVFFPYEPEEAFLEVLNEMMVVTAAHDIPLKLSEEFHLSLSKTVVLRHHWIQPFIQSIRTGLTHFQKFFCSADKLKVYSNAEKTRTFLGMEIFTGKAQLLELIKILDLTMKEFSLSTFYKDPSFHISLAWCVGDHTERLKKACLSELQSLIDTHEDGPFHIRLNCTELRCKTGNKVFLFSLQ, from the exons ATGATTGTCAATTACAGTAGTAGcagttctgaagatgaaactGAAAACTCTTCAAAAAATGATTCCTCGCCTtcaagaaaaagaggaaaactTGACAGTGAAAGCAG CACAAGTGAACCTTTGGATCATGGATCTGTTAAAAGCAAAGCAGGCAAATCAGCCAACTTGACACCTCGCCTGCCTCTTCCTGAGAGTGTAAAAGAGATGTTCAGAGAATCATCAGAACAGTGGACCGATAAAAGTGATGAGCATGGAGGGCGACTGCGGTCCTTCCAGCATGAGCGGGGCAACTGGGCTACATACGTGTTCTTTCCTT ATGAGCCTGAGGAGGCCTTTCTGGAGGTACTCAATGAAATGATGGTGGTCACGGCAGCTCACGACATCCCACTGAAACTATCTGAAGAGTTTCACCTCAGTCTCTCAAAGACAGTGGTTCTGCGGCATCACTGGATTCAGCCATTCATCCAGTCCATTCGGACTGGTCTGACACATTTCCAGAA GTTTTTCTGCTCGGCTGATAAACTTAAGGTGTATTCTAATGCTGAAAAAACTAG GACCTTCCTTGGTATGGAAATCTTCACTGGAAAAGCTCAGTTGCTTGAGCTCATAAAAATATTGGATCTAACCATGAAAGAATTCAGCCTAAGCACCTTTTATAAG gaTCCTTCTTTCCACATAAGCCTTGCTTGGTGTGTGGGTGACCACACGGAAAGACTGAAAAAGGCATGTTTATCAGAATTGCAG AGTCTCATTGACACTCATGAAGATGGACCATTTCACATACGCCTCAACTGCACAGAGCTTCGCTGCAAAACAGGAAATAAAGTCTTTCTTTTCTCCCTCCAATGA
- the usb1 gene encoding U6 snRNA phosphodiesterase 1 isoform X2, producing the protein MFRESSEQWTDKSDEHGGRLRSFQHERGNWATYVFFPYEPEEAFLEVLNEMMVVTAAHDIPLKLSEEFHLSLSKTVVLRHHWIQPFIQSIRTGLTHFQKFFCSADKLKVYSNAEKTRTFLGMEIFTGKAQLLELIKILDLTMKEFSLSTFYKDPSFHISLAWCVGDHTERLKKACLSELQSLIDTHEDGPFHIRLNCTELRCKTGNKVFLFSLQ; encoded by the exons ATGTTCAGAGAATCATCAGAACAGTGGACCGATAAAAGTGATGAGCATGGAGGGCGACTGCGGTCCTTCCAGCATGAGCGGGGCAACTGGGCTACATACGTGTTCTTTCCTT ATGAGCCTGAGGAGGCCTTTCTGGAGGTACTCAATGAAATGATGGTGGTCACGGCAGCTCACGACATCCCACTGAAACTATCTGAAGAGTTTCACCTCAGTCTCTCAAAGACAGTGGTTCTGCGGCATCACTGGATTCAGCCATTCATCCAGTCCATTCGGACTGGTCTGACACATTTCCAGAA GTTTTTCTGCTCGGCTGATAAACTTAAGGTGTATTCTAATGCTGAAAAAACTAG GACCTTCCTTGGTATGGAAATCTTCACTGGAAAAGCTCAGTTGCTTGAGCTCATAAAAATATTGGATCTAACCATGAAAGAATTCAGCCTAAGCACCTTTTATAAG gaTCCTTCTTTCCACATAAGCCTTGCTTGGTGTGTGGGTGACCACACGGAAAGACTGAAAAAGGCATGTTTATCAGAATTGCAG AGTCTCATTGACACTCATGAAGATGGACCATTTCACATACGCCTCAACTGCACAGAGCTTCGCTGCAAAACAGGAAATAAAGTCTTTCTTTTCTCCCTCCAATGA
- the znf319b gene encoding zinc finger protein 319, whose protein sequence is MTEAWQQHAVAPPPVVHTIPPGADALGCTVYGIVLQPDTALQQQSQQQQQQQQQQQQQQQQQHHSQQQHPAQAQQSSLHVGSEGGHKCGACGHDISHLANPHEHQCMVSQDRSFQCTQCLKIFHQATDLLEHQCVQVEQKPFVCGVCKMGFSLLTSLAQHHNAHNSGNPMKCSICEKTYRPGSGNATPTSSTATPGQPSNDEASSSGSAAVGTSGQPTFEPSQPDRPYKCSVCSKGFRHLSELTRHERVHTGEKPFKCETCDKSFSQSSHLAHHQRTHSSERPFKCAVCEKSFKHRSHLVRHMYAHSGEHLFKCNLCELHFKESSELLHHQCQPQGARPFRCATCGKGFKRPSDLRQHERTHSEERPFHCEDCQMSFKQQYALVRHRRTHKASADRPFKCNLCDKGFLQPSHLLYHQHVHGMDNLFKCASCGKGFSQSGELLRHKCGESSSTPTNPDKPYKCDVCGKAYKKATTLQRHQNSHCTEKPLKCSLCDRRFLSSSEFVQHRCDPSREKPLKCPDCEKRFKYSSEMQRHRRVHTGEKPYKCASCDKGFKQREHLAKHQSVHARDAQFKCVWCGERFADLGALQEHTVQHTAEGGGYPVSSLIQ, encoded by the coding sequence ATGACGGAGGCGTGGCAGCAGCATGCTGTTGCCCCGCCTCCAGTCGTGCACACCATCCCACCCGGGGCGGACGCACTGGGCTGCACTGTCTACGGCATAGTCCTCCAGCCGGACACGGCATTGCAGCAACAATcccagcaacaacaacaacagcagcagcagcagcaacaacaacagcagcagcagcatcacaGTCAGCAGCAGCATCCGGCACAAGCGCAGCAGTCCTCCTTGCATGTGGGGAGCGAGGGAGGACACAAGTGTGGTGCATGTGGCCATGACATCTCCCATCTGGCTAATCCACATGAGCACCAGTGCATGGTGAGCCAAGATCGTTCGTTTCAGTGCACGCAGTGTCTGAAAATCTTCCACCAAGCCACCGACCTGTTGGAGCACCAGTGTGTGCAGGTGGAGCAGAAACCCTTTGTGTGTGGAGTGTGCAAGATGGGCTTCTCGCTGTTAACTTCACTAGCGCAGCATCACAATGCCCATAACAGCGGAAACCCCATGAAGTGCTCCATATGTGAAAAAACGTATCGACCAGGTTCTGGAAATGCCACACCAACTTCGTCAACGGCCACCCCTGGGCAACCATCCAATGACGAAGCATCGTCTAGTGGCAGCGCTGCTGTCGGGACATCAGGCCAGCCTACGTTCGAGCCTTCACAACCTGACCGGCCGTACAAGTGTTCGGTGTGCTCCAAGGGCTTCCGTCACTTATCCGAGCTCACGCGTCACGAACGCGTCCACACAGGCGAGAAGCCTTTTAAATGTGAAACATGCGACAAAAGCTTCAGCCAGTCCTCACATCTAGCCCACCACCAGCGTACCCACAGCTCCGAACGACCATTCAAGTGTGCGGTGTGCGAGAAGAGCTTCAAGCACCGCTCCCACCTAGTCCGTCACATGTATGCCCACTCGGGTGAGCACCTTTTCAAGTGCAACCTCTGTGAGTTGCATTTCAAAGAGTCTTCCGAGCTCCTCCACCACCAGTGTCAGCCGCAAGGTGCTCGGCCGTTTCGCTGCGCCACGTGTGGGAAGGGTTTCAAGCGTCCGTCCGACCTGAGACAGCACGAACGCACCCACTCAGAGGAACGCCCGTTCCACTGTGAAGACTGCCAGATGAGCTTTAAACAACAGTACGCCCTGGTGCGCCACCGGCGCACACACAAGGCCTCCGCCGACCGCCCCTTCAAATGCAACCTGTGCGACAAGGGCTTCCTGCAGCCGTCCCACCTGTTGTACCACCAGCACGTTCACGGCATGGACAACCTCTTCAAGTGTGCCTCCTGCGGCAAGGGCTTCAGCCAGTCTGGGGAGCTGCTACGTCACAAATGTGGTGAGTCCTCCTCGACACCCACAAATCCAGACAAGCCCTACAAGTGTGACGTGTGCGGAAAGGCTTACAAAAAGGCCACCACGCTACAGCGCCATCAGAATTCCCACTGCACAGAGAAACCTCTCAAATGCTCGCTGTGTGACCGACGCTTCCTGTCCTCCTCAGAGTTCGTGCAGCACCGATGCGACCCATCCCGGGAGAAGCCCTTGAAGTGTCCTGACTGCGAGAAGCGCTTCAAGTACTCCTCGGAGATGCAGCGACACAGGCGTGTCCACACCGGCGAGAAGCCCTACAAGTGCGCCAGTTGCGACAAGGGTTTCAAGCAGCGGGAACACCTGGCCAAGCATCAAAGCGTGCATGCGAGAGATGCCCAGTTTAAATGTGTATGGTGCGGAGAGCGTTTCGCTGATCTAGGTGCCCTTCAAGAGCACACTGTCCAGCACACGGCTGAAGGTGGTGGATACCCCGTGTCTTCTCTCATTCAGTAA
- the ccdc113 gene encoding coiled-coil domain-containing protein 113, translating into MRLLINTNNLRAKQTSAQPWQRTTATMAAKTENSKTDTDQNQLVELVKDLKRSNAALQAEIDMCERYAETLIETAPQMEMATSPGKKTKVCTPEKQQLLTLEQKCDVAQSVLKQMTKDLNRAKDHSERELDNYKATLEEADIHLAEVKKECCQFDRDICKALQDKKCLTMTAEKVVRYIEDKIRAKENLIEKLHRKNTALLEHKKKLQVKLKQQEEMCEGLTASDLEKLKLDNLRTRKRLDELNQEHLDLKLLAANTFQALNSNKKKLLTLTHESDMLSSDIALRMKLLVKIEDETKQAEEERNKAEALNRKLRGQLASYHVPHVLQYIKVKESHSQLQKIVKEWERKVEIAEMALKTCTKSWDKLRIAAGARPVPARHAAIDSGLYGF; encoded by the exons ATGCGTTTATTAATTAATACCAATAATTTAAGGGCGAAACAAACAAGCGCGCAACCATGGCAACGTACCACAGCAACAATGGCAGCTAAGACAGAGAACAGTAAAACCGACACGGATCAAAACCAACTTGTTGAACTTGTGAAGGACTTAAA ACGCTCCAATGCAGCGCTACAAGCAGAGATCGATATGTGTGAGCGATATGCGGAGACTTTAATCGAAACAGCACCACAGATGGAAATGGCAACG AGTCCAGGAAAGAAAACTAAAGTGTGCACTCCAGAGAAACAACAGCTCCTGACACTGGAACAGAAATGTGATGTCGCCCAAAGCGTGCTTAAACAGATGACTAAGGATTTGAATAGAGCGAAAGACCATTCAGAAAGAGAGCTGGACAATTACAAG GCAACTCTGGAAGAAGCTGATATCCATTTGGCGGAGGTTAAAAAAGAATGTTGCCAGTTTGACCGCGACATCTGTAAAGCACTGCAGGACAAAAAGTGTTTGACAATGACTGCCGAGAAGGTCGTCAGATACATTGAGGACAAAATAAGGGCCAAG GAGAACTTGATCGAGAAGTTGCATCGGAAGAATACGGCACTCCTCGAACACAAGAAAAAACTACAGGTCAAGCTAAAACAACAGGAGGAGATGTGTGAAGGGCTGACAGCGTCAGACTTAGAGAAGCTCAAGTTGGACAACCTCAGAACTCGTAAGCGATTGGATGAGCTAAACCAAGAACATTTGGATCTCAAACTGCTTGCAGCGAATACCTTCCAGGCCTTGAATTCTAATAAG AAGAAGCTTCTGACCTTGACACACGAGTCAGATATGCTGAGCAGTGACATTGCTTTACGGATGAAGTTACTGGTTAAGATTGAGGACGAGACCAAGCAAGCAGAGGAG GAACGAAACAAAGCAGAGGCTCTGAACAGGAAGTTGAGGGGCCAGTTGGCCAGCTATCACGTACCACATGTCCTACAATACATCAAGGTTAAAGAGTCCCACAGCCAGCTGCAGAAAATTGTTAAAGAGTGGGAACGCAAGGTAGAGATCGCAGAG ATGGCattaaaaacatgcacaaaatcCTGGGACAAGCTTCGGATCGCTGCTGGAGCCAGACCAGTTCCTGCACGACATGCAGCCATAGATTCTGGATTGTATGGGTTCTGA
- the csnk2a2b gene encoding casein kinase II subunit alpha' isoform X2, with protein MPGPVAGSKSRVYADVNTLKSREYWDYEAHVPTWSNQEDYQLVRKLGRGKYSEVFEAININNNEKVVVKILKPVKKKKIKREIKILENLRGGTNIIQLMDTVKDPVSRTPALVFECINNTDFKELYQKLTDYDIRFYMYELLKALDYCHSMGIMHRDVKPHNVMIDHQLRKLRLIDWGLAEFYHPAQEYNVRVASRYFKGPELLVDYQMYDYSLDMWSLGCMLASMIFQKEPFFHGQDNYDQLVRIAKVLGTDELFGYLRKYHIELDPRFKDLLGQQTRKRWEQFVQTENQHLVSPEALDLLDKLLRYDHQQRLTATEAMEHPYFYPVLKEQSHTNTDGTIVSSGTNTPR; from the exons ATGCCCGGCCCAGTGGCCGGTAGTAAATCTCGGGTGTATGCCGATGTCAACACTTTGAAGAGCAGGGAATATTGGGACTATGAGGCCCATGTGCCCACCTGGAG TAACCAGGAGGATTACCAGCTGGTACGGAAGCTCGGGAGGGGCAAATACAGTGAGGTCTTCGAGGCCATCAACATCAACAATAATGAGAAGGTTGTGGTCAAAATCCTCAAG CCTGTTAAGAAAAAGAAGATCAAGAGGGAGATCAAGATCCTGGAGAACCTACGAGGGGGAACCAACATCATTCAGCTAATGGACACAGTAAAGGACCCTGTG TCTCGAACACCTGCGCTTGTCTTTGAATGCATCAATAACACAGATTTTAAG GAACTGTATCAAAAGTTAACAGATTATGATATACGTTTTTACATGTATGAACTACTAAAG GCTCTGGACTACTGCCACAGTATGGGGATCATGCACCGCGATGTCAAACCCCACAATGTTATGATCGATCACCAGTTAAGGAAG CTGAGGTTGATAGACTGGGGTCTTGCTGAGTTCTACCACCCTGCACAGGAGTACAATGTCAGAGTGGCTTCACGCTATTTCAAGGGTCCAGAACTCTTGGTGGACTATCAG ATGTATGATTACAGTCTGGACATGTGGAGTCTGGGCTGCATGCTGGCCAGTATGATCTTTCAGAAAGAGCCCTTCTTTCACGGCCAAGACAACTACGATCAG TTGGTGCGGATTGCAAAAGTTCTCGGAACAGATGAGTTGTTTGGCTACCTGCGCAAATACCACATTGAACTGGATCCACGATTCAAAGACCTGCTCGGCCA GCAGACACGGAAGCGCTGGGAACAGTTTGTGCAGACGGAGAACCAGCATTTGGTCAGCCCAGAGGCTCTGGACCTTCTCGACAAGCTGCTACGCTACGACCATCAGCAGAGACTGACTGCCACCGAGGCCATGGAGCACCCTTATTTCT
- the csnk2a2b gene encoding casein kinase II subunit alpha' isoform X3, which produces MNGFTDAALESSVCPRQHPQILCKCTDSLKCAVHIHNQEDYQLVRKLGRGKYSEVFEAININNNEKVVVKILKPVKKKKIKREIKILENLRGGTNIIQLMDTVKDPVELYQKLTDYDIRFYMYELLKALDYCHSMGIMHRDVKPHNVMIDHQLRKLRLIDWGLAEFYHPAQEYNVRVASRYFKGPELLVDYQMYDYSLDMWSLGCMLASMIFQKEPFFHGQDNYDQLVRIAKVLGTDELFGYLRKYHIELDPRFKDLLGQQTRKRWEQFVQTENQHLVSPEALDLLDKLLRYDHQQRLTATEAMEHPYFYPVLKEQSHTNTDGTIVSSGTNTPR; this is translated from the exons ATGAACGGATTTACAGATGCAGCGTTAGAGAGCAGTGTGTGTCCTCGTCAGCATCCACAGATTTTATGCAAATGCACCGATTCCCTCAAGTGTGCAGTCCACATCCA TAACCAGGAGGATTACCAGCTGGTACGGAAGCTCGGGAGGGGCAAATACAGTGAGGTCTTCGAGGCCATCAACATCAACAATAATGAGAAGGTTGTGGTCAAAATCCTCAAG CCTGTTAAGAAAAAGAAGATCAAGAGGGAGATCAAGATCCTGGAGAACCTACGAGGGGGAACCAACATCATTCAGCTAATGGACACAGTAAAGGACCCTGTG GAACTGTATCAAAAGTTAACAGATTATGATATACGTTTTTACATGTATGAACTACTAAAG GCTCTGGACTACTGCCACAGTATGGGGATCATGCACCGCGATGTCAAACCCCACAATGTTATGATCGATCACCAGTTAAGGAAG CTGAGGTTGATAGACTGGGGTCTTGCTGAGTTCTACCACCCTGCACAGGAGTACAATGTCAGAGTGGCTTCACGCTATTTCAAGGGTCCAGAACTCTTGGTGGACTATCAG ATGTATGATTACAGTCTGGACATGTGGAGTCTGGGCTGCATGCTGGCCAGTATGATCTTTCAGAAAGAGCCCTTCTTTCACGGCCAAGACAACTACGATCAG TTGGTGCGGATTGCAAAAGTTCTCGGAACAGATGAGTTGTTTGGCTACCTGCGCAAATACCACATTGAACTGGATCCACGATTCAAAGACCTGCTCGGCCA GCAGACACGGAAGCGCTGGGAACAGTTTGTGCAGACGGAGAACCAGCATTTGGTCAGCCCAGAGGCTCTGGACCTTCTCGACAAGCTGCTACGCTACGACCATCAGCAGAGACTGACTGCCACCGAGGCCATGGAGCACCCTTATTTCT
- the csnk2a2b gene encoding casein kinase II subunit alpha' isoform X1 — translation MNGFTDAALESSVCPRQHPQILCKCTDSLKCAVHIHNQEDYQLVRKLGRGKYSEVFEAININNNEKVVVKILKPVKKKKIKREIKILENLRGGTNIIQLMDTVKDPVSRTPALVFECINNTDFKELYQKLTDYDIRFYMYELLKALDYCHSMGIMHRDVKPHNVMIDHQLRKLRLIDWGLAEFYHPAQEYNVRVASRYFKGPELLVDYQMYDYSLDMWSLGCMLASMIFQKEPFFHGQDNYDQLVRIAKVLGTDELFGYLRKYHIELDPRFKDLLGQQTRKRWEQFVQTENQHLVSPEALDLLDKLLRYDHQQRLTATEAMEHPYFYPVLKEQSHTNTDGTIVSSGTNTPR, via the exons ATGAACGGATTTACAGATGCAGCGTTAGAGAGCAGTGTGTGTCCTCGTCAGCATCCACAGATTTTATGCAAATGCACCGATTCCCTCAAGTGTGCAGTCCACATCCA TAACCAGGAGGATTACCAGCTGGTACGGAAGCTCGGGAGGGGCAAATACAGTGAGGTCTTCGAGGCCATCAACATCAACAATAATGAGAAGGTTGTGGTCAAAATCCTCAAG CCTGTTAAGAAAAAGAAGATCAAGAGGGAGATCAAGATCCTGGAGAACCTACGAGGGGGAACCAACATCATTCAGCTAATGGACACAGTAAAGGACCCTGTG TCTCGAACACCTGCGCTTGTCTTTGAATGCATCAATAACACAGATTTTAAG GAACTGTATCAAAAGTTAACAGATTATGATATACGTTTTTACATGTATGAACTACTAAAG GCTCTGGACTACTGCCACAGTATGGGGATCATGCACCGCGATGTCAAACCCCACAATGTTATGATCGATCACCAGTTAAGGAAG CTGAGGTTGATAGACTGGGGTCTTGCTGAGTTCTACCACCCTGCACAGGAGTACAATGTCAGAGTGGCTTCACGCTATTTCAAGGGTCCAGAACTCTTGGTGGACTATCAG ATGTATGATTACAGTCTGGACATGTGGAGTCTGGGCTGCATGCTGGCCAGTATGATCTTTCAGAAAGAGCCCTTCTTTCACGGCCAAGACAACTACGATCAG TTGGTGCGGATTGCAAAAGTTCTCGGAACAGATGAGTTGTTTGGCTACCTGCGCAAATACCACATTGAACTGGATCCACGATTCAAAGACCTGCTCGGCCA GCAGACACGGAAGCGCTGGGAACAGTTTGTGCAGACGGAGAACCAGCATTTGGTCAGCCCAGAGGCTCTGGACCTTCTCGACAAGCTGCTACGCTACGACCATCAGCAGAGACTGACTGCCACCGAGGCCATGGAGCACCCTTATTTCT